From Lycium ferocissimum isolate CSIRO_LF1 chromosome 12, AGI_CSIRO_Lferr_CH_V1, whole genome shotgun sequence, one genomic window encodes:
- the LOC132039988 gene encoding uncharacterized protein LOC132039988, which translates to MPRPGPRPYECVRRAWHSDRHQPIRGSIIQQIFRVVRERHSVVTKKNKEWQQKLPVVVLKAEEIMYSKANSEAEYMDPETLWDRVNDAIDTIIRRDESETGQLLPPCVEAALNLGCIPERASRSQRNTNPRSYLSPRTQEPHCVPPKVFSRNTNELNSANQPLFLRPSNVNSPRLASEFDRPSMPSINNMGASSSAKAVIIPESSSSLDVGSVYPLFYGTDLQPEVSPLVPQGPQHNVIVGKPIYPSVIEPAEISRFPSLFPCRRDDIQEKSCQADYRDNTRRVPELDCDLSLRLGQASCTGDFRPSDNSHERDQFKLMNSTGKEFTFFPMESANSPSGLHRAHGNLENYGHNAETLFRKHKMPVRPSDGFQERQDKEYPFFLAESASPSGLQTDRANLEGEGQNAETLLRKRKMPFHNDMELGQFLWQDERTLNRFPGQMKRRGL; encoded by the exons ATGCCTAGACCAGGACCAAGACCATATGAGTGTGTTAGAAGAGCTTGGCATAGTGATAGACATCAACCAATTAGAGGTTCTATTATACAACAAATTTTCAG GGTTGTGAGAGAAAGACATAGTGTTGTTACAAAGAAGAACAAAGAATGGCAACAAAAGCTTCCTGTTGTGGTGTTAAAAGCTGAGGAAATTATGTACTCCAAAGCTAATTCTGAG GCTGAATATATGGATCCTGAAACACTTTGGGATAGGGTAAATGATGCCATTGATACAATTATTAGAAGAGATGAGTCAGAGACTGGACAGCTCTTGCCTCCTTGTGTTGAAG CTGCTCTTAATTTGGGCTGTATACCGGAGAGAGCATCTAGAAGCCAGCGGAACACTAATCCGAGGAGTTACCTCAGCCCAAGAACTCAAGAACCTCATTGTGTACCTCCTAAAGTTTTTAGTAGAAATACCAATGAGCTAAACTCTGCAAACCAACCACTGTTCCTGAGACCTTCAAATGTCAATTCACCAAGATTAGCTTCAGAGTTTGACAGGCCTTCAATGCCTAGCATCAACAATATGGGTGCTTCTTCAAGCGCTaaagctgttattattccggAAAGTAGTAGTTCATTGGATGTCGGTTCAGTATATCCCCTGTTTTATGGTACTGATCTTCAGCCTGAAGTTTCTCCGCTGGTCCCCCAAGGACCTCAACATAATGTAATTGTTGGGAAACCTATATATCCATCCGTCATTGAGCCTGCTGAAATCAGCCGCTTCCCAAGCTTGTTTCCTTGCAGGAGAGAtgacattcaagaaaaatcatgtcAAGCAGATTATAGGGACAACACTAGGAGGGTGCCTGAATTGGATTGTGATTTGTCCTTAAGGTTGGGTCAAGCTAGTTGCACTGGTGATTTTAGGCCAAGTGACAATTCTCATGAAAGAGACCAGTTCAAGCTTATGAACAGTACAGGGAAAGAGTTTACTTTCTTTCCTATGGAGTCTGCCAATAGTCCATCAGGGTTGCACAGAGCTCATGGAAATTTGGAGAATTATGGTCACAATGCAGAAACACTATTTAGGAAGCATAAGATGCCCGTTAGGCCAAGTGACGGTTTTCAGGAAAGACAAGACAAAGagtatcctttctttcttgcgGAGTCTGCAAGTCCATCTGGGTTGCAAACAGATCGGGCAAATTTAGAGGGTGAAGGTCAGAATGCGGAAACACTACTTAGGAAACGTAAGATGCCGTTCCATAACGATATGGAACTTGGGCAATTTTTGTGGCAAGATGAACGAACTTTGAACCGCTTTCCTGGTCAAATGAAAAGGCGAGGTTTGTAA